A region from the Arachis ipaensis cultivar K30076 chromosome B01, Araip1.1, whole genome shotgun sequence genome encodes:
- the LOC107634328 gene encoding uncharacterized protein LOC107634328 isoform X2, translating to MPGNDVGDRVHNFFGQENLSQGQYHSQAVDGNWPGLTNNLWAGSQRPTDGPFISNLKNFNLQQSDPEQGHTSSPHLRHGLNLAQSNLRPDTGRNQLPNQQAAVNGYMQGHQVFQPRQNEGNILGVDTEAGFHGIRGMPVLESQQGTGLELYKKNLTRTDAVESPVNYDFFGGQQQLSGRQSNMLQPLPRQQSGINDMQLLQQQVMLNQMQEFQRQQQFHQLDARQHSSMAPVPSISKQAVPSHSASLINGIPINEASNLMWQPEVMASNASWLQRSASPVMQGASNGLILSPDQVRLMGLVPNQGDQSLYGLPVSGSRGAPNLYPHVQADKPAVSQVSISHQYANLQGDKPALPHLATSGNSFPPQQYGSYSDQADTNDGSPMPRQDIQGKNMFGSVAQGINMEHLQQVNSEQRNVPIEDFHGRQEVGGSSETSQEKMVMQVPPSQNVATLDPTEEKILFGSDDNLWDGFGRNTGFNMLDSADSFGGFPSLQSGSWSALMQSAVAETSSTETGIQEEWSRPSFRNNERSSGNERASAIDSSKQPVWADNNLQSAPNINSRPFLRPDDVSRPNSVSYSGVPGFHQSSVDTVPEQRDRLQTDTSQRSIPQFLERGKWLDCGPQQKPIAEGNRVYGNAADSSGIEINEKVISGSWTHQQMLPSPNSSGEALNRSNGWNGIKSAPSDNSSTLKARENENMFHSRHEDARQETSHVSAMWEPGSDTNSSAGLEHVKSPANMQICGEDTGMNGIGAIPNPGATWVSRQNNQQLHNVDAWRHSDSMGSYGNDGPGKYRFHMEKNPLVLESSRNEKLEGDIHDSENKNEKSADGVGSNSSHHRVASFDGSDSRSPKVSAGAGNRRTPVTRKFQFHPMGDVGVDMETHGNKHAINSHPTPHQPFGGLKGHDQSYPGQSKYGHSDENYTETEKGETKSLDDNTSKTALPGQIPKTLAPFDRSVTNYALNKTASPSQNILELLHKVDQSREHGIATKTSTSNRHLSSRVPDTESSDGSQRNQSSSQGFGLQLAPPTQRLPVASSRVTSETVDKGNTWLSSTQNFPSRESSHELRNNISGSSGQVFDKASQYNVLGNMSQDLSSGFPFSRIHTQNLNRASFVGKASNSQSSNANFVDQTVPANQMDEYGERSHTSQSESVSARDMPRPSGIDQFNSRDPSMQTSASETAAATVSHPSVTFSASMQGTASKVLHNVWTNVSGKQLPNSSKIPSRLQPINVSETTTWPLKPGIEDSKDGNEISRQQMLSESVEAADETASASHVKEKVGKGIPDASQTSPAATSRDIEDFGRSLRPNNFLHQNFPLLNQVQSMKNIEIDPSNRDVKRFKVSDNAIDKQQEDFNQGRQSYGYDTMVKDVSGDSSTVPPADPNIPGFPTKPVDGRDTNASSLDVGGYGQKNALNVSNSNNPASIRSEHPMINPQMAPSWFEQYGTFKNGKMLPMYDARAMAPPKPIDQSFTVRNQSDSVHLGKSMEQVNSLGDAGNARLSPTPTSFSSEHVPSRLLPPAIESDLLTRPKKRKSSTSELIPFHKELEQGSERLQDISAAELDWAQAANRLVEKVEEDTEQNEEPTMKSRRRLVLTTQLMQQLFNPPTAAVLSADAKSNHESLVYSVARLVLGDACSSVSQSGSGGSKKLLHDKLKSSEKNDHYIRQVEDFVGRMRKLENDILRLDNRSSILDLRVECQDLERFSVINRFAKFHGRGQNDGAETSSADAARNAHKPSPPQRYVTAVPMPRNLPDRVQCLSL from the exons ATGCCTGGAAACGACGTAGGAGACAGGGTCCATAATTTTTTCGGTCAGGAAAACTTGTCCCAGGGCCAGTACCATTCACAGGCAGTGGACGGGAACTGGCCAGGGTTAACCAACAACTTGTGGGCTGGTAGCCAGAGGCCAACTGATGGGCCTTTCATTTCCAATTTGAAGAATTTCAATCTACAGCAATCGG ATCCTGAGCAGGGACACACAAGCTCTCCACATTTGCGACATGGTTTGAACCTGGCACAATCTAACCTGAGGCCTGACACTGGCAGAAATCAACTCCCGAACCAACAAGCAGCTGTTAATGGCTATATGCAGGGGCACCAGGTTTTCCAGCCTAGGCAAAATGAAGGGAACATTTTGGGAGTGGATACCGAAGCTGGTTTTCATGGCATACGAGGAATGCCAGTACTTGAATCACAACAAGGCACTGGTCTTGAACTCTATAAGAAGAATTTGACTAGGACTGATGCAGTTGAATCTCCTGTcaattatgatttttttggagGTCAACAACAATTAAGTGGTCGGCAATCAAACATGCTTCAGCCTTTGCCTAGACAGCAGTCTGGCATAAATGACATGCAACTTTTACAGCAGCAAGTAATGCTCAACCAGATGCAAGAATTTCAAAGGCAGCAACAATTTCATCAACTGGATGCAAGGCAACATAGTTCAATGGCTCCAGTTCCCTCCATTTCAAAACAGGCAGTTCCAAGCCATTCTGCTTCTCTCATCAATGGCATTCCCATAAATGAGGCATCTAACCTTATGTGGCAACCTGAAGTCATGGCAAGTAATGCAAGTTGGCTCCAGCGTAGTGCATCGCCGGTCATGCAAGGGGCTTCAAATGGGCTTATATTATCACCTGATCAAGTGCGTCTGATGGGACTGGTTCCTAATCAAGGAGACCAGTCTCTTTATGGGCTTCCAGTTTCTGGCTCAAGAGGTGCGCCCAACTTGTATCCTCATGTTCAAGCAGATAAGCCAGCAGTGTCTCAGGTTTCTATCTCACACCAGTATGCTAACCTTCAAGGGGACAAACCTGCGCTCCCACACTTAGCAACGAGTGGTAATTCATTTCCACCTCAGCAGTATGGTTCGTATTCAGATCAAGCTGACACAAATGACGGAAGTCCGATGCCAAGACAAGATATTCAAGGGAAAAATATGTTTGGTTCTGTTGCTCAAGGTATAAATATGGAGCACTTGCAGCAAGTGAATTCGGAGCAAAGAAATGTGCCAATTGAAGATTTTCATGGGAGGCAAGAAGTAGGTGGATCATCAGAGACTTCACAGGAAAAGATGGTAATGCAGGTTCCACCTTCACAGAATGTGGCCACCCTGGATCCAACTGAAGAGAAAATCTTGTTTGGTTCAGATGACAATCTGTGGGATGGATTTGGCAGGAATACAGGATTCAATATGTTGGACAGTGCAGATAGTTTTGGGGGATTTCCTTCTCTCCAGAGCGGAAGCTGGAGTGCACTTATGCAGTCTGCTGTAGCCGAAACATCTAGTACTGAAACAGGCATACAGGAAGAGTGGAGTCGTCCAAGTTTCCGGAATAATGAACGTTCATCTGGGAATGAGCGGGCTTCAGCCATTGATAGCAGCAAACAGCCAGTTTGGGCCGACAATAACTTGCAGTCAGCCCCCAATATAAATTCAAGACCTTTTCTTCGGCCAGATGATGTTAGCAGGCCCAATTCTGTAAGCTATTCTGGTGTTCCCGGATTTCATCAGTCAAGTGTTGATACTGTACCAGAACAGCGTGACAGGTTACAGACCGACACTTCTCAAAGATCAATTCCACAGTTTTTAGAAAGAGGCAAATGGTTAGATTGCGGCCCGCAGCAAAAACCAATTGCTGAAGGGAATCGTGTTTATGGAAATGCTGCTGATTCTTCAGGTATAGAAATTAATGAAAAGGTTATTTCTGGTTCATGGACCCATCAACAGATGCTACCATCCCCAAATAGTAGTGGTGAGGCACTCAATAGATCTAATGGATGGAATGGAATTAAATCAGCCCCATCTGATAACAGTTCTACTCTTAAGGCTCGTGAAAATGAAAACATGTTTCATTCCCGTCATGAAGATGCTAGACAAGAGACAAGCCATGTATCTGCAATGTGGGAGCCTGGTTCTGATACTAATTCATCAGCTGGATTGGAACATGTTAAGTCTCCAGCTAATATGCAGATTTGTGGGGAAGATACTGGTATGAATGGCATTGGTGCTATACCAAACCCAGGTGCTACATGGGTCAGCAGGCAAAACAACCAGCAACTTCATAACGTTGATGCATGGAGACATTCTGATTCCATGGGGAGCTATGGAAATGATGGTCCAGGAAAATATCGGTTTCATATGGAGAAAAACCCTCTAGTTTTGGAATCATCTAGGAATGAGAAATTAGAAGGAGACATTCATGATAGtgagaataaaaatgaaaaatcagCAGATGGTGTTGGCTCTAATTCATCTCACCATAGAGTTGCCAGTTTTGATGGAAGTGATTCACGTAGTCCAAAGGTATCTGCTGGTGCAGGAAATCGAAGAACTCCTGTAACTCGTAAATTTCAGTTTCACCCTATGGGGGATGTTGGTGTTGATATGGAGACTCATGGAAACAAACATGCCATAAATTCACATCCTACACCCCATCAACCTTTTGGAGGACTTAAAGGACATGACCAAAGCTATCCTGGGCAGTCAAAGTATGGTCATTCTGATGAAAATTATACTGAAACAGAGAAG GGTGAgacaaaaagcttggatgataaTACTTCAAAAACCGCACTGCCTGGCCAAATACCCAAGACATTAGCCCCCTTTGATAGAAGTGTCACTAATTATGCCTTAAACAAGACTGCTTCTCCCAG TCAAAATATTCTTGAGCTTCTTCATAAAGTGGATCAGTCAAGGGAGCATGGCATTGCAACAAAAACAAGCACTTCTAACCGTCATTTATCTTCCAGGGTGCCGGATACTGAATCTTCTGATGGGTCTCAACGGAATCAAAGTTCATCTCAGGGATTTGGTTTACAGTTGGCTCCTCCCACTCAAAGGCTTCCTGTGGCATCATCTCGTGTTACATCTGAAACAGTGGATAAGGGCAATACATGGTTGTCTTCTACTCAGAATTTTCCTTCTCGAGAGTCATCTCATGAGCTTAGGAATAACATTTCTGGTTCCTCAGGACAAGTTTTTGATAAAGCCTCACAGTACAATGTGCTGGGAAATATGTCACAGGATTTGTCATCTGGGTTTCCTTTCTCGAGGATCCATACTCAAAATCTAAACAGGGCTAGTTTTGTTGGAAAAGCTTCAAATAGTCAATCTTCCAATGCAAATTTTGTTGATCAGACTGTTCCCGCAAATCAGATGGATGAATATGGTGAAAGATCTCACACTAGTCAATCTGAATCAGTATCTGCTCGGGATATGCCTCGTCCAAGTGGTATAGACCAATTCAATTCAAGAGACCCTTCCATGCAAACTTCGGCATCAGAGACTGCCGCTGCCACAGTTTCTCATCCTTCTGTAACATTTAGTGCATCTATGCAAGGCACCGCTTCAAAAGTTCTACACAACGTATGGACCAACGTTTCTGGCAAGCAACTTCCTAACTCCTCAAAGATTCCTTCCCGTCTCCAACCAATTAATGTTTCTGAAACCACAACCTGGCCATTGAAGCCAGGTATTGAAGATTCAAAGGATGGTAATGAAATCTCTCGGCAGCAGATGTTGTCTGAGAGTGTTGAGGCTGCGGATGAGACAGCAAGCGCGTCACATGTGAAGGAAAAAGTTGGGAAGGGTATACCCGATGCATCTCAAACTAGTCCAGCTGCTACTTCTAGAGATATTGAAGACTTTGGCCGGTCTTTGAGACCAAATAACTTTTTACACCAGAACTTCCCTTTGCTAAATCAGGTTCAGTCCATGAAAAATATTGAGATTGATCCCAGTAATCGAGATGTCAAGAGATTCAAAGTTTCAGATAATGCGATAGATAAACAGCAGGAAGATTTCAACCAAGGACGGCAGTCATATGGATATGATACCATGGTCAAAGATGTGTCGGGTGATAGTTCTACAGTGCCTCCAGCTGATCCTAATATACCAGGCTTCCCTACGAAGCCAGTTGATGGTCGAGACACTAATGCATCTTCTCTGGATGTGGGTGGATATGGTCAGAAAAATGCTCTCAATGTCTCCAACAGTAACAATCCAGCTTCTATTAGAAGTGAACATCCTATGATAAATCCTCAGATGGCTCCATCGTGGTTTGAACAATATGGAACTTTTAAAAATGGTAAAATGTTGCCTATGTATGATGCACGGGCGATGGCTCCTCCTAAACCTATAGACCAGTCTTTCACTGTGAGGAACCAGTCTGATAGTGTGCATCTTGGCAAGTCAATGGAGCAAGTTAATAGTCTTGGTGATGCTGGTAATGCTAGGCTAAGTCCAACGCCCACTTCCTTTTCAAGCGAGCATGTTCCTTCTCGGTTATTGCCTCCTGCAATTGAATCTGATTTACTCACAAGACCTAAGAAGCGGAAAAGTTCCACATCTGAACTCATTCCATTTCATAAAGAATTGGAACAGGGCTCTGAAAGGCTTCAAGATATCAG TGCTGCAGAATTAGATTGGGCCCAAGCTGCAAATAGATTGGTTGAGAAG GTTGAAGAGGATACCGAGCAAAATGAAGAACCAACAATGAAATCAAGAAGACGGCTTGTTTTGACAACACAGCTTATGCAGCAATTATTTAACCCTCCGACAGCAGCAGTTCTCTCTGCCGATGCCAAATCGAACCATGAAAGTCTGGTCTACTCTGTTGCTA
- the LOC107634328 gene encoding uncharacterized protein LOC107634328 isoform X1 yields MPGNDVGDRVHNFFGQENLSQGQYHSQAVDGNWPGLTNNLWAGSQRPTDGPFISNLKNFNLQQSDPEQGHTSSPHLRHGLNLAQSNLRPDTGRNQLPNQQAAVNGYMQGHQVFQPRQNEGNILGVDTEAGFHGIRGMPVLESQQGTGLELYKKNLTRTDAVESPVNYDFFGGQQQLSGRQSNMLQPLPRQQSGINDMQLLQQQVMLNQMQEFQRQQQFHQLDARQHSSMAPVPSISKQAVPSHSASLINGIPINEASNLMWQPEVMASNASWLQRSASPVMQGASNGLILSPDQVRLMGLVPNQGDQSLYGLPVSGSRGAPNLYPHVQADKPAVSQVSISHQYANLQGDKPALPHLATSGNSFPPQQYGSYSDQADTNDGSPMPRQDIQGKNMFGSVAQGINMEHLQQVNSEQRNVPIEDFHGRQEVGGSSETSQEKMVMQVPPSQNVATLDPTEEKILFGSDDNLWDGFGRNTGFNMLDSADSFGGFPSLQSGSWSALMQSAVAETSSTETGIQEEWSRPSFRNNERSSGNERASAIDSSKQPVWADNNLQSAPNINSRPFLRPDDVSRPNSVSYSGVPGFHQSSVDTVPEQRDRLQTDTSQRSIPQFLERGKWLDCGPQQKPIAEGNRVYGNAADSSGIEINEKVISGSWTHQQMLPSPNSSGEALNRSNGWNGIKSAPSDNSSTLKARENENMFHSRHEDARQETSHVSAMWEPGSDTNSSAGLEHVKSPANMQICGEDTGMNGIGAIPNPGATWVSRQNNQQLHNVDAWRHSDSMGSYGNDGPGKYRFHMEKNPLVLESSRNEKLEGDIHDSENKNEKSADGVGSNSSHHRVASFDGSDSRSPKVSAGAGNRRTPVTRKFQFHPMGDVGVDMETHGNKHAINSHPTPHQPFGGLKGHDQSYPGQSKYGHSDENYTETEKRNAPAFQGETKSLDDNTSKTALPGQIPKTLAPFDRSVTNYALNKTASPSQNILELLHKVDQSREHGIATKTSTSNRHLSSRVPDTESSDGSQRNQSSSQGFGLQLAPPTQRLPVASSRVTSETVDKGNTWLSSTQNFPSRESSHELRNNISGSSGQVFDKASQYNVLGNMSQDLSSGFPFSRIHTQNLNRASFVGKASNSQSSNANFVDQTVPANQMDEYGERSHTSQSESVSARDMPRPSGIDQFNSRDPSMQTSASETAAATVSHPSVTFSASMQGTASKVLHNVWTNVSGKQLPNSSKIPSRLQPINVSETTTWPLKPGIEDSKDGNEISRQQMLSESVEAADETASASHVKEKVGKGIPDASQTSPAATSRDIEDFGRSLRPNNFLHQNFPLLNQVQSMKNIEIDPSNRDVKRFKVSDNAIDKQQEDFNQGRQSYGYDTMVKDVSGDSSTVPPADPNIPGFPTKPVDGRDTNASSLDVGGYGQKNALNVSNSNNPASIRSEHPMINPQMAPSWFEQYGTFKNGKMLPMYDARAMAPPKPIDQSFTVRNQSDSVHLGKSMEQVNSLGDAGNARLSPTPTSFSSEHVPSRLLPPAIESDLLTRPKKRKSSTSELIPFHKELEQGSERLQDISAAELDWAQAANRLVEKVEEDTEQNEEPTMKSRRRLVLTTQLMQQLFNPPTAAVLSADAKSNHESLVYSVARLVLGDACSSVSQSGSGGSKKLLHDKLKSSEKNDHYIRQVEDFVGRMRKLENDILRLDNRSSILDLRVECQDLERFSVINRFAKFHGRGQNDGAETSSADAARNAHKPSPPQRYVTAVPMPRNLPDRVQCLSL; encoded by the exons ATGCCTGGAAACGACGTAGGAGACAGGGTCCATAATTTTTTCGGTCAGGAAAACTTGTCCCAGGGCCAGTACCATTCACAGGCAGTGGACGGGAACTGGCCAGGGTTAACCAACAACTTGTGGGCTGGTAGCCAGAGGCCAACTGATGGGCCTTTCATTTCCAATTTGAAGAATTTCAATCTACAGCAATCGG ATCCTGAGCAGGGACACACAAGCTCTCCACATTTGCGACATGGTTTGAACCTGGCACAATCTAACCTGAGGCCTGACACTGGCAGAAATCAACTCCCGAACCAACAAGCAGCTGTTAATGGCTATATGCAGGGGCACCAGGTTTTCCAGCCTAGGCAAAATGAAGGGAACATTTTGGGAGTGGATACCGAAGCTGGTTTTCATGGCATACGAGGAATGCCAGTACTTGAATCACAACAAGGCACTGGTCTTGAACTCTATAAGAAGAATTTGACTAGGACTGATGCAGTTGAATCTCCTGTcaattatgatttttttggagGTCAACAACAATTAAGTGGTCGGCAATCAAACATGCTTCAGCCTTTGCCTAGACAGCAGTCTGGCATAAATGACATGCAACTTTTACAGCAGCAAGTAATGCTCAACCAGATGCAAGAATTTCAAAGGCAGCAACAATTTCATCAACTGGATGCAAGGCAACATAGTTCAATGGCTCCAGTTCCCTCCATTTCAAAACAGGCAGTTCCAAGCCATTCTGCTTCTCTCATCAATGGCATTCCCATAAATGAGGCATCTAACCTTATGTGGCAACCTGAAGTCATGGCAAGTAATGCAAGTTGGCTCCAGCGTAGTGCATCGCCGGTCATGCAAGGGGCTTCAAATGGGCTTATATTATCACCTGATCAAGTGCGTCTGATGGGACTGGTTCCTAATCAAGGAGACCAGTCTCTTTATGGGCTTCCAGTTTCTGGCTCAAGAGGTGCGCCCAACTTGTATCCTCATGTTCAAGCAGATAAGCCAGCAGTGTCTCAGGTTTCTATCTCACACCAGTATGCTAACCTTCAAGGGGACAAACCTGCGCTCCCACACTTAGCAACGAGTGGTAATTCATTTCCACCTCAGCAGTATGGTTCGTATTCAGATCAAGCTGACACAAATGACGGAAGTCCGATGCCAAGACAAGATATTCAAGGGAAAAATATGTTTGGTTCTGTTGCTCAAGGTATAAATATGGAGCACTTGCAGCAAGTGAATTCGGAGCAAAGAAATGTGCCAATTGAAGATTTTCATGGGAGGCAAGAAGTAGGTGGATCATCAGAGACTTCACAGGAAAAGATGGTAATGCAGGTTCCACCTTCACAGAATGTGGCCACCCTGGATCCAACTGAAGAGAAAATCTTGTTTGGTTCAGATGACAATCTGTGGGATGGATTTGGCAGGAATACAGGATTCAATATGTTGGACAGTGCAGATAGTTTTGGGGGATTTCCTTCTCTCCAGAGCGGAAGCTGGAGTGCACTTATGCAGTCTGCTGTAGCCGAAACATCTAGTACTGAAACAGGCATACAGGAAGAGTGGAGTCGTCCAAGTTTCCGGAATAATGAACGTTCATCTGGGAATGAGCGGGCTTCAGCCATTGATAGCAGCAAACAGCCAGTTTGGGCCGACAATAACTTGCAGTCAGCCCCCAATATAAATTCAAGACCTTTTCTTCGGCCAGATGATGTTAGCAGGCCCAATTCTGTAAGCTATTCTGGTGTTCCCGGATTTCATCAGTCAAGTGTTGATACTGTACCAGAACAGCGTGACAGGTTACAGACCGACACTTCTCAAAGATCAATTCCACAGTTTTTAGAAAGAGGCAAATGGTTAGATTGCGGCCCGCAGCAAAAACCAATTGCTGAAGGGAATCGTGTTTATGGAAATGCTGCTGATTCTTCAGGTATAGAAATTAATGAAAAGGTTATTTCTGGTTCATGGACCCATCAACAGATGCTACCATCCCCAAATAGTAGTGGTGAGGCACTCAATAGATCTAATGGATGGAATGGAATTAAATCAGCCCCATCTGATAACAGTTCTACTCTTAAGGCTCGTGAAAATGAAAACATGTTTCATTCCCGTCATGAAGATGCTAGACAAGAGACAAGCCATGTATCTGCAATGTGGGAGCCTGGTTCTGATACTAATTCATCAGCTGGATTGGAACATGTTAAGTCTCCAGCTAATATGCAGATTTGTGGGGAAGATACTGGTATGAATGGCATTGGTGCTATACCAAACCCAGGTGCTACATGGGTCAGCAGGCAAAACAACCAGCAACTTCATAACGTTGATGCATGGAGACATTCTGATTCCATGGGGAGCTATGGAAATGATGGTCCAGGAAAATATCGGTTTCATATGGAGAAAAACCCTCTAGTTTTGGAATCATCTAGGAATGAGAAATTAGAAGGAGACATTCATGATAGtgagaataaaaatgaaaaatcagCAGATGGTGTTGGCTCTAATTCATCTCACCATAGAGTTGCCAGTTTTGATGGAAGTGATTCACGTAGTCCAAAGGTATCTGCTGGTGCAGGAAATCGAAGAACTCCTGTAACTCGTAAATTTCAGTTTCACCCTATGGGGGATGTTGGTGTTGATATGGAGACTCATGGAAACAAACATGCCATAAATTCACATCCTACACCCCATCAACCTTTTGGAGGACTTAAAGGACATGACCAAAGCTATCCTGGGCAGTCAAAGTATGGTCATTCTGATGAAAATTATACTGAAACAGAGAAG AGGAATGCACCTGCTTTTCAGGGTGAgacaaaaagcttggatgataaTACTTCAAAAACCGCACTGCCTGGCCAAATACCCAAGACATTAGCCCCCTTTGATAGAAGTGTCACTAATTATGCCTTAAACAAGACTGCTTCTCCCAG TCAAAATATTCTTGAGCTTCTTCATAAAGTGGATCAGTCAAGGGAGCATGGCATTGCAACAAAAACAAGCACTTCTAACCGTCATTTATCTTCCAGGGTGCCGGATACTGAATCTTCTGATGGGTCTCAACGGAATCAAAGTTCATCTCAGGGATTTGGTTTACAGTTGGCTCCTCCCACTCAAAGGCTTCCTGTGGCATCATCTCGTGTTACATCTGAAACAGTGGATAAGGGCAATACATGGTTGTCTTCTACTCAGAATTTTCCTTCTCGAGAGTCATCTCATGAGCTTAGGAATAACATTTCTGGTTCCTCAGGACAAGTTTTTGATAAAGCCTCACAGTACAATGTGCTGGGAAATATGTCACAGGATTTGTCATCTGGGTTTCCTTTCTCGAGGATCCATACTCAAAATCTAAACAGGGCTAGTTTTGTTGGAAAAGCTTCAAATAGTCAATCTTCCAATGCAAATTTTGTTGATCAGACTGTTCCCGCAAATCAGATGGATGAATATGGTGAAAGATCTCACACTAGTCAATCTGAATCAGTATCTGCTCGGGATATGCCTCGTCCAAGTGGTATAGACCAATTCAATTCAAGAGACCCTTCCATGCAAACTTCGGCATCAGAGACTGCCGCTGCCACAGTTTCTCATCCTTCTGTAACATTTAGTGCATCTATGCAAGGCACCGCTTCAAAAGTTCTACACAACGTATGGACCAACGTTTCTGGCAAGCAACTTCCTAACTCCTCAAAGATTCCTTCCCGTCTCCAACCAATTAATGTTTCTGAAACCACAACCTGGCCATTGAAGCCAGGTATTGAAGATTCAAAGGATGGTAATGAAATCTCTCGGCAGCAGATGTTGTCTGAGAGTGTTGAGGCTGCGGATGAGACAGCAAGCGCGTCACATGTGAAGGAAAAAGTTGGGAAGGGTATACCCGATGCATCTCAAACTAGTCCAGCTGCTACTTCTAGAGATATTGAAGACTTTGGCCGGTCTTTGAGACCAAATAACTTTTTACACCAGAACTTCCCTTTGCTAAATCAGGTTCAGTCCATGAAAAATATTGAGATTGATCCCAGTAATCGAGATGTCAAGAGATTCAAAGTTTCAGATAATGCGATAGATAAACAGCAGGAAGATTTCAACCAAGGACGGCAGTCATATGGATATGATACCATGGTCAAAGATGTGTCGGGTGATAGTTCTACAGTGCCTCCAGCTGATCCTAATATACCAGGCTTCCCTACGAAGCCAGTTGATGGTCGAGACACTAATGCATCTTCTCTGGATGTGGGTGGATATGGTCAGAAAAATGCTCTCAATGTCTCCAACAGTAACAATCCAGCTTCTATTAGAAGTGAACATCCTATGATAAATCCTCAGATGGCTCCATCGTGGTTTGAACAATATGGAACTTTTAAAAATGGTAAAATGTTGCCTATGTATGATGCACGGGCGATGGCTCCTCCTAAACCTATAGACCAGTCTTTCACTGTGAGGAACCAGTCTGATAGTGTGCATCTTGGCAAGTCAATGGAGCAAGTTAATAGTCTTGGTGATGCTGGTAATGCTAGGCTAAGTCCAACGCCCACTTCCTTTTCAAGCGAGCATGTTCCTTCTCGGTTATTGCCTCCTGCAATTGAATCTGATTTACTCACAAGACCTAAGAAGCGGAAAAGTTCCACATCTGAACTCATTCCATTTCATAAAGAATTGGAACAGGGCTCTGAAAGGCTTCAAGATATCAG TGCTGCAGAATTAGATTGGGCCCAAGCTGCAAATAGATTGGTTGAGAAG GTTGAAGAGGATACCGAGCAAAATGAAGAACCAACAATGAAATCAAGAAGACGGCTTGTTTTGACAACACAGCTTATGCAGCAATTATTTAACCCTCCGACAGCAGCAGTTCTCTCTGCCGATGCCAAATCGAACCATGAAAGTCTGGTCTACTCTGTTGCTA